Proteins encoded by one window of Clostridium perfringens:
- a CDS encoding DUF6339 family protein has protein sequence MQLNFLKHDSCEFLKDNITKNFFAGNYFRSKAWLEDFFESDFKGYTDIEFEDLELIPSDNNMDELENCKRVYNAFKNITIQQATEPQIWIYLTHSVFWDYMNKRWPIGEDNSNDKQINRIKSRYFLHYESKDRRLVRNGISRLWWFAYTTYDENYDNKFYLTEKLFLHEKDFGESLLTRSFSRNRDIVKNIIKAVCKYEEKFRDNIMINRDIHRPLFVEINRIGAVKLLDALEYEDIEEIVFRFIDNFDSKNK, from the coding sequence ATGCAATTAAACTTTTTGAAGCATGATAGTTGTGAATTTTTAAAAGATAACATAACTAAAAATTTTTTTGCTGGGAATTATTTTAGAAGTAAAGCCTGGTTAGAAGATTTTTTTGAAAGTGATTTTAAAGGTTATACTGACATTGAATTTGAAGATTTAGAGTTAATACCTTCTGATAATAATATGGATGAACTTGAAAACTGCAAAAGAGTATATAATGCTTTTAAAAATATAACAATCCAACAAGCGACAGAACCACAAATTTGGATATATCTAACTCATAGTGTATTTTGGGATTATATGAATAAACGTTGGCCTATAGGTGAAGATAATAGTAATGATAAACAAATAAATAGAATAAAAAGTAGATATTTTTTGCATTATGAATCTAAAGATAGAAGATTGGTTAGAAATGGAATATCTAGACTTTGGTGGTTTGCCTATACTACTTATGATGAGAATTATGATAATAAATTTTATTTAACTGAGAAATTATTTTTGCATGAAAAAGATTTTGGAGAGTCATTATTAACAAGATCATTTTCTAGAAATCGAGATATAGTCAAGAATATAATTAAAGCAGTATGTAAATATGAAGAGAAATTTAGAGATAATATTATGATAAATAGAGATATTCATAGACCTTTATTTGTTGAAATAAATAGAATTGGTGCAGTAAAATTATTAGATGCACTAGAATATGAAGATATAGAAGAAATAGTATTTAGATTTATTGATAATTTTGATAGTAAAAATAAATAA